Proteins from one Anastrepha obliqua isolate idAnaObli1 chromosome 2, idAnaObli1_1.0, whole genome shotgun sequence genomic window:
- the LOC129236872 gene encoding syntaxin-16 translates to MTSRNLTEVFVIMRNNASKNRNLYSDNRQSDDAELLLKHSLRDAEEGLEMRDDYGTPPVWVDKLEEAQYTLSKIKPKLDELGSLHARHLLQPAFDEKYQEETEIESLSQEISKLITSTHRHIQCIRSSLGIGTKMEQRLTENVVTCLLLQLQELTFKFRNSQSAYIRQLNSREERSQKYFENNDFTNIELDSSSIDNRDNYVDSFDNFLQPMGSMQNKTNSARNHSYLYDDKSTQQIDEDFQRPVSNRMSQQQLLLFEEENTRLAINRDEEVTKIVKSIYDLNDIFKDLSQRVQEQGTVLDRIDYNVEQTQTRVSEGLRQLQRAEAYQRKNRKMCIIMVLAAVTLFMLILLIFTKL, encoded by the exons ATGACATCACGTAATCTAACCGAAGTTTTTGTGATAATGCGCAATAATGCGTCGAAAAACCGAAACTTGTACTCTGATAACAGA CAAAGCGACGATGCCGAACTTTTACTTAAACATTCACTTCGCGACGCGGAAGAAGGCTTGGAAATGCGGGATGACTATGGAACACCACCAGTTTGGGTCGATAAGTTGGAGGAAGCACAGTATACGCtgtcaaa aataaaGCCTAAACTTGATGAACTTGGTTCCTTGCATGCAAGACACCTGTTACAGCCCGCATTCGACGAAAAGTATCAGGAAGAAACGGAAATAGAAAGTCTCAGCCAGGAGATATCAAAGCTGATAACATCGACTCATCGGCATATACAATGTATCCGTTCCAGCCTCGGTATAGGAACGAAGATGGAGCAACGGCTAACCGAAAACGTAGTGACTTGCCTATTGCTTCAATTACAGGAATTAACTTTCAAATTCCGTAATAGCCAAAGTGCTTACATACGACAGCTGAATTCCCGAGAGGAAcgttcacaaaaatattttgaaaataatgatttcaCAAATATTGAATTAGATTCGAGTTCCATCGATAACCGTGACAACTATGTGGACTCTTTCGACAACTTTTTACAACCCATGGGTTcaatgcaaaacaaaacaaattctgCAAGGAACCATAGTTATTTATATGATGATAAATCTACTCAACAGATAGATGAAGATTTTCAACGCCCGGTTTCAAACCGCATGAGTCAGCAACAGCTTTTGCTGTTTGAAGAAGAAAATACACGCTTAGCAATTAATCGAGATGAAGAGGTTACCAAAATTGTAAAATCTATTTATGATCTTAATGATATTTTTAAAGATCTTAGTCAAAGGGTACAGGAACAAGGTACTGTATTAGATCGTATTGATTATAATGTGGAGCAAACGCAGACGAGAGTCTCTGAAGGGCTCCGTCAGTTACAACGTGCAGAAGCGTACCAGCGaaaaaatcgcaaaatgtgTATTATTATGGTATTGGCAGCTGTAactttatttatgcttattcttcttatttttacaAAGCTATAA
- the LOC129237518 gene encoding cathepsin B, whose protein sequence is MKVFFLAFLLAAILVAISADSASLEPHFLSDEFIELVRNKAKTWTPGRNFHESVGEGYVRRLMGVHPDSHKFALPQLIKDSVGSALELPEEFDSRKQWPHCPTISEIRDQGSCGSCWAFGAVEAMSDRVCIHSEGKHNFHFSADDLVSCCYTCGFGCNGGFPGAAWSYWTRKGIVSGGPFGSNQGCRPYEIAPCEHHVNGTRPACDGEHGKTPRCQKKCQSSYNVDYGKDKHYGAKSYSIGRNQKDIQEEIYNNGPVEGAFTVYEDLILYKEGVYQHVVGKALGGHAIRILGWGVEKGTPYWLIANSWNTDWGNNGYFKILRGEDHCGIESSISAGLPKLD, encoded by the exons ATGAAAGTGTTTTTTCTGGCTTTTCTATTAGCGGCTATTCTAGTCGCTATATCAGCAGATTCGGCTTCACTTGAGCCACATTTCCTTTCAGATGAGTTTATTGAATTGGTGCGCAATAAAGCAAAAACATGGACG CCTGGGCGAAATTTCCACGAATCTGTGGGTGAAGGATATGTCCGCCGTTTAATGGGAGTCCACCCGGATTCGCACAAATTTGCTTTACCTCAATTGATAAAAGACTCAGTGGGAAGTGCACTTGAGCTGCCTGAAGAATTCGATTCTCGAAAGCAGTGGCCCCACTGCCCTACTATTTCGGAAATACGTGACCAAGGTTCATGCGGATCTTGCTGGGCATTCGGCGCAGTAGAAGCAATGTCTGATAGG gttTGCATTCACTCTGAAggaaaacataattttcatttctcTGCTGACGACTTAGTATCGTGCTGTTATACTTGTGGTTTCGGTTGTAATGGAGGCTTTCCCGGAGCTGCCTGGAGTTATTGGACGCGTAAGGGCATAGTTAGTGGTGGACCCTTTGGCTCTAATCAA GGCTGCCGTCCGTATGAGATTGCACCATGTGAGCATCATGTGAATGGTACGCGTCCAGCTTGCGACGGTGAACATGGAAAGACACCTCGTTGCCAAAAGAAATGTCAGTCTAGTTACAATGTGGATTACGGTAAGGATAAACATTATGGCGCTAAATCATACTCCATTGGTCGCAATCAGAAAGATATCCAGGAAGAGATTTACAATAACGGTCCCGTCGAGGGAGCATTCACTGTTTACGAGGATTTAATATTGTACAAAGAAGGTGTTTACCAACATGTGGTAGGAAAAGCACTAGGTGGTCACGCTATCCGTATCTTAGGCTGGGGAGTAGAAAAAGGTACACCATATTGGTTAATAGCGAATTCGTGGAACACGGATTGGGGCAATAATGGCTACTTCAAAATACTACGTGGGGAAGACCATTGTGGTATTGAAAGTTCCATATCTGCTGGACTTCCGAAGCTTGATTAA
- the LOC129237519 gene encoding TM2 domain-containing protein CG11103: protein MVLPRICILFNPLAILTALDLISHMRVVSAIQARSEKEMQPTAVQSVVPITPSSSLSGSVAPASDFNPLGPMVMCSFLPRDFLECKDPIDHDNNRTAKAVKGYGCLHFGGSTYDEVEHTEVQCTVFSDIDCYGPRTFLRDGVPCVRYTDHYFVTTLIYSILLGFLGMDRFCLGQTGTAVGKLLTIGGVGVWWVIDIILLITNNLLPEDGSNWNPYV from the coding sequence ATGGTGTTGCCTAGAATTTGCATTCTATTTAATCCGTTAGCTATTTTAACCGCCTTAGATTTAATTTCGCATATGAGGGTAGTCAGCGCTATTCAGGCGCGCAGTGAAAAGGAAATGCAACCAACAGCTGTTCAATCGGTGGTGCCCATTACACCTTCGTCTTCCTTATCTGGCTCAGTAGCTCCTGCTTCGGATTTCAATCCTCTTGGTCCAATGGTAATGTGCTCTTTTTTGCCGCGTGATTTTTTGGAATGCAAAGATCCAATTGATCATGATAACAATCGGACCGCTAAGGCAGTGAAGGGTTATGGCTGCTTACACTTTGGAGGATCTACCTATGATGAAGTGGAACACACAGAGGTTCAATGTACAGTATTTTCCGATATTGATTGTTATGGTCCGCGGACGTTTTTGAGAGATGGTGTACCATGTGTGCGCTACACGGACCATTATTTTGTGACAACTCTCATCTACAGTATTCTGTTGGGCTTTTTAGGAATGGATAGATTTTGTTTGGGTCAAACAGGCACTGCTGTTGGAAAGCTACTGACAATTGGTGGTGTTGGTGTTTGGTGGGTTATAGACATAATTCTACTTATTACAAACAACTTGCTTCCAGAGGATGGAAGCAACTGGAATCCCTATGTATAG